The proteins below come from a single Mercenaria mercenaria strain notata chromosome 3, MADL_Memer_1, whole genome shotgun sequence genomic window:
- the LOC123524496 gene encoding uncharacterized protein LOC123524496: MGLEDTCLTCFGCFILGFILSPLILQGAGMFGSSWIPGENCNTIDPKLYCCDQGTSYYGYNTSRNMCESPFGLSDLDGTAYSLQSGAFSIMMLPIVFGCFEMWCSKDGDDDIGCCGILGGFCFLLYPIAGLLSFIGCMVVAGKFSGSSFGTSFYLCLSSGLYVLAITAALTFYICYKRRNKVKRQASHTTELQPYPSAGAAAPYDNGPPAGIQMQAINIEQREVVHNPETGGFLVFMRSINVFHLVTHSS; the protein is encoded by the exons ATGGGTTTGGAAGATACATGCCTCACGTGTTTTGGCTGTTTCATACTAGGGTTCATACTGAGTCCATTGATCCTTCAGGGTGCTGGTATGTTCGGTTCAAGTTGGATCCCTGGTGAGAATTGCAACACAATCGACCCAAAACTTTACTGCTGTGACCAAGGAACCAGTTATTATGGTTACAATACTAGCAGAAACATGTGCGAGTCGCCTTTCGGTTTGTCAG atttagaCGGCACAGCCTATAGCCTACAATCTGGAGCCTTTTCGATCATGATGTTACCTATTGTATTTGGATGTTTTGAGATGTGGTGTAGCAAAGATGGAGATGATGACATTGGGTGCTGTGGTATCCTTGGTGGattttgtttcttgttatacCCGATTGCAG GTTTGCTTAGTTTCATTGGTTGTATGGTGGTTGCTGGGAAATTCTCCGGTTCAAGTTTCGGAACATCGTTTTACTTGTGTTTGTCGTCTGGTCTGTATGTACTTGCAATAACCGCTGCTCTTACCTTTTACATCTGTTACAAGCGGCGAAACAAGGTAAAAAGACAGGCCAGCCACACCACGGAGTTGCAGCCGTACCCATCCGCCGGTGCGGCCGCCCCATACGACAACGGTCCTCCAGCTGGCATTCAGATGCAAGCCATCAACATCGAGCAAAGGGAGGTTGTACATAATCCGGAAACTGGCGGATTCCTTGTGTTTATGAGGAGTATAAACGTCTTTCATTTAGTCACGCACAGCAGCTAG